The following are encoded together in the Fimbriiglobus ruber genome:
- a CDS encoding DUF1559 domain-containing protein has protein sequence MSLNLSRARGASLKSLRSRRWSGFTLIELLVVIAIIAILIGLLLPAVQKVREAAARSTCSNNIKQLGLAVQNYAGTYSQLPALTSSTGAPKYGNYQGIILITLLPFVEQNSLYAIAISTPADTWDGNGTTVTRTTVIKTYLCPSDFTVSGGFAGNQVGAWAASCYSANQQMFGTVRAGGDCDAPQYNIGNIPDGTSNTVGFAEQLSVTAAGGGNGNLWAYPGIDWSPTWTPAIANTRNFSANAAGAFGVPQTGVTSATANKMWANSGHTGQVLVGLMDGSVRGVSSSISQATWQNALTPADGNVLGSDW, from the coding sequence ATGTCGCTCAATTTGTCGAGGGCGCGCGGTGCGTCGCTCAAAAGCCTCCGGTCGCGTCGCTGGTCCGGGTTTACGCTGATCGAATTGCTGGTCGTCATCGCCATCATTGCCATCTTGATCGGGTTGCTTCTGCCCGCGGTCCAGAAGGTCCGCGAGGCCGCCGCGCGGTCGACTTGCTCGAACAATATCAAGCAACTCGGTCTGGCGGTCCAGAACTATGCCGGGACTTACAGCCAGCTCCCGGCGCTGACCAGTAGCACCGGTGCGCCGAAGTACGGGAACTACCAAGGGATCATCTTGATCACCTTGTTGCCGTTCGTCGAGCAGAACTCTCTTTATGCCATTGCGATCTCGACACCTGCCGATACCTGGGACGGGAATGGGACCACGGTCACTCGGACGACGGTGATCAAAACCTACCTGTGTCCGTCTGACTTTACCGTCAGCGGCGGCTTTGCTGGAAACCAAGTGGGCGCGTGGGCTGCGTCCTGTTACAGTGCCAACCAGCAGATGTTCGGCACGGTACGGGCCGGTGGGGATTGTGACGCCCCGCAATATAACATCGGCAACATTCCAGACGGGACGTCGAACACCGTGGGGTTCGCCGAACAGCTGTCCGTTACTGCAGCCGGCGGCGGTAACGGAAACCTGTGGGCGTATCCGGGGATTGACTGGTCGCCCACTTGGACTCCCGCGATCGCAAATACGCGCAATTTCAGCGCGAACGCGGCTGGTGCCTTCGGTGTACCGCAGACCGGGGTGACGTCCGCGACTGCCAACAAGATGTGGGCCAATTCAGGACACACCGGGCAGGTTCTCGTCGGCTTGATGGACGGAAGCGTCCGCGGGGTGAGTTCGAGCATTAGCCAAGCGACGTGGCAAAACGCCCTGACACCCGCCGACGGGAACGTCCTCGGTTCCGACTGGTAA
- a CDS encoding transposase — protein MAAFRKTKTLGNWMGTIANYFVWRSSNGRPEWFNHGLRAIPWRAFGMVNFRHFFRLRALDRFGSPRKARSANLAENPFFFP, from the coding sequence TTGGCGGCATTCCGCAAGACCAAGACGCTGGGCAATTGGATGGGCACGATCGCCAATTACTTCGTGTGGCGGTCGAGTAACGGTCGGCCGGAGTGGTTCAACCATGGGTTGCGTGCCATCCCGTGGCGGGCGTTCGGGATGGTCAATTTCCGCCACTTCTTCCGCCTGCGCGCCCTCGACCGCTTCGGCTCCCCGCGCAAGGCCCGATCAGCGAACTTGGCGGAGAACCCATTTTTCTTCCCATGA
- a CDS encoding sulfate ABC transporter substrate-binding protein, with the protein MWKKVLLCAVAVYVLAAAGWVVSAGVVRSRAEVELLNAACDPTRELWRDLNARFITRYEQERGAKVVIRQSHGGSGSQARAVIDGLGADVATLALFSDTDAIRKAGLIDEGWESRLPNRSLPFVSTIVFVVRKGNPKNVHDWPDLVRPGVEVITPNPKTSGNGKWSFLAAWGAIRHKGGSEDEARDYVTQLYRQVPILDAAARGATMTFATKRQGDVHLTWENEAFLEVQEAAGELEIVYPPASVLAEPHVAVVSANVRRKGTKVVAEAYMNFLYTEEAQEIMAHHYYRPTDPAVWKKVESQFPKIDLFPFATVGPTWDVIQKRFFAEGGVFDQIYARKP; encoded by the coding sequence ATGTGGAAAAAAGTGCTGCTCTGTGCCGTGGCCGTTTACGTGCTCGCGGCGGCTGGCTGGGTCGTTTCGGCCGGCGTGGTTCGGTCCCGGGCCGAGGTCGAACTCCTCAACGCCGCATGCGACCCTACTCGTGAGTTGTGGCGCGACCTGAACGCCCGATTCATCACCCGTTACGAGCAGGAGCGCGGCGCGAAGGTCGTAATCCGCCAGTCGCACGGCGGGTCGGGCAGCCAGGCGCGGGCGGTCATCGACGGGCTCGGGGCCGACGTGGCCACGCTCGCCCTCTTTTCGGATACGGACGCGATCCGGAAGGCCGGGTTGATCGACGAGGGGTGGGAAAGTCGGCTGCCGAACCGCTCGCTCCCGTTCGTCTCGACGATCGTGTTTGTGGTCCGCAAGGGGAACCCGAAGAACGTCCACGACTGGCCCGATCTGGTCCGGCCGGGCGTCGAGGTGATTACCCCGAATCCGAAAACTTCCGGTAACGGGAAGTGGAGCTTTCTCGCCGCGTGGGGGGCGATCCGGCACAAGGGCGGGTCGGAAGACGAAGCCCGCGACTACGTGACCCAACTCTACCGCCAGGTGCCGATCCTCGACGCTGCCGCCCGCGGGGCCACGATGACGTTCGCCACCAAGCGCCAGGGCGACGTTCACCTGACCTGGGAGAACGAGGCGTTCCTGGAAGTTCAGGAAGCGGCCGGCGAACTGGAGATCGTCTACCCGCCGGCGAGCGTACTCGCCGAGCCCCATGTGGCGGTGGTGAGCGCGAACGTCCGCCGGAAGGGGACCAAGGTCGTCGCCGAGGCGTACATGAACTTCCTCTACACGGAGGAAGCCCAGGAGATCATGGCCCACCACTACTACCGGCCGACCGATCCGGCCGTGTGGAAGAAGGTGGAAAGCCAGTTCCCGAAGATCGACCTGTTCCCGTTCGCGACGGTCGGGCCGACGTGGGACGTGATCCAGAAGCGATTCTTCGCGGAAGGCGGAGTCTTCGACCAGATTTACGCGCGGAAGCCGTAG
- the cysT gene encoding sulfate ABC transporter permease subunit CysT, with protein sequence MSTVGRNVLPGFSLGLGYTVMYLTILVLIPLAACFLKASELSPEEFLAAVWTPRARAAYGLTFTASLAAAVINVVIGLIVAWTLVRYDFPFKRFIDALVDVPFALPTSVAGLVYAGLYVKDGWLGQFLVPLGIEGAYSRLGIILVLVFTGFPFVVRTVQPVLEDLDAETEEAAAVLGANRWQTFRRVIVPTLLPPALTGFTLAFARAIGEYGSVIFISSNMPYQTEIAPVLIVARLEEFSYREAAAIAVVLLSFSFVLLAIINLLERWSKRHDG encoded by the coding sequence ATGAGTACGGTCGGGCGGAACGTGCTGCCGGGGTTCTCGCTGGGGCTGGGGTACACGGTGATGTACCTCACGATCCTGGTGCTGATCCCGCTCGCGGCCTGCTTCCTGAAGGCGTCCGAACTGAGCCCGGAAGAGTTCCTGGCAGCAGTTTGGACGCCGCGGGCGCGGGCGGCTTACGGGCTTACGTTTACTGCCTCCCTCGCCGCGGCCGTCATCAACGTCGTGATCGGGCTTATCGTGGCGTGGACACTGGTTCGCTACGATTTCCCGTTCAAGCGATTCATCGACGCGCTCGTGGACGTGCCGTTCGCCTTGCCCACGTCGGTCGCCGGATTGGTGTACGCGGGACTCTACGTTAAGGACGGCTGGCTCGGCCAGTTCCTCGTACCGCTCGGGATCGAAGGCGCGTACTCGCGGTTGGGGATCATCCTCGTACTCGTCTTCACCGGCTTCCCGTTCGTGGTGCGGACGGTGCAACCCGTCCTCGAAGACTTGGACGCCGAGACGGAAGAGGCGGCCGCGGTCCTCGGGGCGAACCGGTGGCAGACGTTCCGCCGGGTAATCGTCCCGACGCTGCTGCCGCCGGCCTTGACCGGATTCACGCTGGCGTTCGCCCGCGCGATCGGCGAGTACGGGTCGGTCATCTTTATTTCCAGCAACATGCCGTACCAGACGGAAATCGCCCCGGTATTGATCGTGGCCCGCCTCGAAGAGTTTTCGTACCGTGAGGCGGCGGCCATCGCGGTCGTCCTCCTGTCGTTCTCGTTCGTCCTGCTGGCGATCATCAACCTTCTGGAACGGTGGAGCAAACGCCATGACGGCTGA
- the cysW gene encoding sulfate ABC transporter permease subunit CysW — protein MTADAHGHSTGAVLDAPAPDAPPSSAGAPRTHRATSDPWYVRWSLTGLTLGIVGLLIVVPLANVFYQALAKGVAVYWDNLVNNADTRHAIFLTLMVAPVAVAMNVVFGIASAWVIARFRFPGRAILTTLIDLPFSVSPVVAGLVFVLLFGLQAPGGVWLRDHGYQIIFSPPGLVLATAFVTFPFVARELIPVLEAVGPDEEMAARSLGASGWQMFWRITLPNIKWGLLYGVILCNARAMGEFGAVYVVSGRIGGQTDTMPLRVEKLFQEYNTPAAYALASVLTMLSLVTLVLKVGIERKLRQEQARPTTVAEETIA, from the coding sequence ATGACGGCTGACGCCCACGGCCACTCCACCGGGGCCGTCCTCGACGCCCCGGCTCCCGACGCCCCGCCATCGTCCGCGGGCGCTCCCCGGACGCACCGGGCGACCTCCGACCCGTGGTACGTTCGTTGGAGCCTGACGGGCCTGACGCTCGGCATCGTCGGGTTGCTCATCGTCGTGCCGCTCGCCAACGTCTTTTACCAGGCGCTGGCGAAAGGGGTGGCGGTCTACTGGGACAACCTGGTCAACAACGCGGACACCCGGCACGCGATCTTCCTGACGCTGATGGTCGCGCCGGTCGCGGTGGCCATGAACGTGGTCTTCGGCATCGCCTCGGCGTGGGTCATCGCCCGGTTCCGGTTCCCCGGGCGGGCGATCCTGACGACGCTGATCGATCTGCCGTTCTCGGTCTCGCCGGTCGTCGCCGGCCTGGTCTTCGTGTTATTGTTCGGCCTCCAGGCCCCGGGCGGCGTCTGGCTGCGGGACCACGGGTACCAGATCATTTTCAGCCCTCCGGGTTTGGTCCTCGCGACGGCGTTCGTGACGTTCCCGTTCGTCGCCCGCGAGTTGATTCCAGTTCTGGAGGCGGTCGGCCCGGACGAGGAAATGGCGGCCCGGAGCCTGGGCGCGTCCGGTTGGCAGATGTTCTGGCGGATCACGCTGCCGAACATCAAGTGGGGGCTGTTGTACGGCGTCATCCTGTGCAACGCCCGGGCGATGGGCGAGTTCGGGGCCGTGTACGTGGTGTCCGGGCGGATCGGCGGGCAGACGGACACGATGCCGCTGCGGGTGGAGAAGTTGTTTCAGGAGTACAACACGCCGGCCGCGTACGCGCTCGCGTCGGTCCTGACGATGTTGTCCCTGGTGACGTTGGTTCTCAAGGTCGGCATCGAGCGGAAACTCCGGCAGGAACAGGCGCGGCCGACTACCGTGGCCGAGGAGACCATCGCGTGA
- a CDS encoding sulfate/molybdate ABC transporter ATP-binding protein, protein MSITARSVNKKFGNYTALDNVTLDVPEGELLALLGPSGSGKTTLLRVIAGLETPDSGSVHHLEDDVTRHSAKDRNFGFVFQHYALFRHMSVAENVAFGLRVRGWASADVNKRVSELLALVRLENLGSRYPAQLSGGQRQRVALARALAARPRVLLLDEPFGALDARVRAELRQWLRNLHNEVPVTTIFVTHDQEEAFEVADRVVVMHRGKVEQAGTPEEVFEHPANAFVMDFLGQVNVFHGRIHDGKAIVGRWELDVPEYRSYANGPARVYVRPHELDLTTHANGDPALAALVSHVNPAGAITRVRVSVKEFGIDLNVDLTAARYAELRIKKGDNVYVSPRRVRVFESDYAI, encoded by the coding sequence GTGAGTATTACCGCCCGCAGCGTGAACAAGAAGTTTGGAAACTACACGGCCCTCGACAACGTGACGCTGGACGTGCCCGAAGGCGAACTGCTCGCCCTGCTCGGGCCGTCCGGCTCCGGGAAGACGACCCTCCTGCGCGTCATCGCCGGGCTTGAAACGCCGGACAGCGGGAGCGTTCACCACCTCGAAGACGACGTGACCCGGCACTCGGCCAAGGACCGCAACTTCGGCTTCGTCTTCCAGCACTACGCGCTCTTCCGGCACATGAGCGTGGCCGAGAATGTCGCGTTCGGGCTCCGCGTCCGCGGGTGGGCGTCCGCGGACGTGAACAAGCGGGTGAGCGAGTTGCTCGCCCTCGTCCGCCTGGAAAACCTCGGCTCCCGCTACCCCGCCCAGTTGTCCGGCGGCCAGCGACAGCGGGTGGCCTTGGCCCGGGCACTGGCGGCCCGGCCGCGGGTATTACTGCTCGACGAACCATTCGGTGCCCTCGACGCCCGCGTGCGGGCCGAACTCCGCCAGTGGCTCCGGAACCTGCACAACGAGGTGCCGGTGACGACGATCTTCGTGACGCACGACCAGGAAGAGGCGTTCGAAGTCGCCGACCGCGTGGTGGTCATGCACCGCGGCAAGGTCGAGCAGGCGGGGACGCCGGAGGAAGTGTTTGAACACCCGGCCAACGCTTTCGTGATGGACTTCCTCGGGCAAGTGAACGTGTTCCACGGCCGGATTCACGACGGCAAAGCGATCGTCGGCCGGTGGGAACTGGACGTCCCCGAGTACCGGAGCTACGCGAACGGCCCGGCCCGGGTCTACGTCCGCCCACACGAACTCGACCTGACGACCCACGCGAACGGCGACCCGGCCCTGGCGGCCCTGGTGTCGCACGTCAACCCGGCCGGCGCGATCACGCGGGTGCGGGTCTCGGTTAAGGAGTTCGGGATCGATCTGAACGTCGACCTGACGGCCGCCCGGTACGCGGAACTGCGGATCAAGAAGGGGGACAACGTGTACGTCTCACCGCGCCGCGTCAGGGTGTTCGAATCGGACTACGCGATCTAA
- a CDS encoding family 2B encapsulin nanocompartment shell protein: MSDNLLQRSVTTSVARNLASTTKTSPKMMSITPRWLLSLLPWVQVNGGTYRVNRTKVELSKARRIGIDGSGGTASFPPEALRSVPLFSGLSEDIITRMAGRFKTEDVSLGNKLMVEGEDRSKFFIIAQGQVEVLSKGVHGSDLRLALLTEGEFFGETELVSDKPSDVTVRTITPCVLLTLSRRDLDAILAEQPNLGEEFQKVVRDHLELKSTVNRYGERNIDLVSGFAENVEIPETFVDYSATPREYSLSAVQTVVRVHTRVSDLYNDPHDQLEEQMRLTVEGIKERQEWDLINSKKFGLLHSVDPAMRISTRYGAPTPDDLDELLALVWKKPAFFLAHPKAIAAFERECTWRGVPPVTMSLFGTPVILWRGVPIVPCDKLEVKSRYQSNQWLGTTSILLLRIGEAEQGVVGLHHAGIPGEIMPSLSARLMGLDSLGVASYLLTLYFSCAVLTDDALGVLENVEVGYYHDYEHKNKNKFEHGLGI, from the coding sequence ATGTCTGACAACTTGTTGCAGCGGAGCGTGACGACATCGGTCGCGCGGAACCTGGCGAGTACGACGAAGACGTCGCCGAAGATGATGTCGATCACCCCGCGGTGGCTGCTCAGCCTGCTGCCGTGGGTCCAGGTCAACGGCGGGACGTATCGCGTAAACCGGACGAAGGTCGAACTTTCCAAGGCCCGGCGGATCGGAATCGACGGCTCCGGCGGAACAGCTTCATTTCCGCCCGAGGCGCTGCGAAGTGTGCCGCTGTTCTCCGGTTTGTCGGAAGACATTATCACCCGGATGGCAGGTCGGTTTAAAACCGAGGACGTTTCGCTCGGCAACAAGTTGATGGTCGAGGGAGAAGACCGCAGCAAGTTCTTCATCATCGCCCAGGGGCAGGTCGAGGTGCTGAGCAAGGGTGTTCACGGCAGCGACCTCCGTCTGGCTTTACTGACCGAGGGCGAGTTCTTCGGCGAGACCGAACTGGTGTCGGACAAGCCGTCGGACGTGACGGTCCGCACCATCACCCCCTGCGTACTCCTGACTTTGTCCCGGCGGGATCTGGACGCGATCCTGGCCGAGCAGCCGAACTTGGGCGAAGAGTTTCAGAAAGTCGTCCGGGATCATCTGGAGTTGAAGTCGACTGTCAACCGGTATGGCGAGCGGAACATCGATCTGGTGTCTGGCTTCGCGGAAAACGTCGAGATTCCGGAAACCTTCGTCGACTACTCGGCCACCCCGCGGGAATATTCACTGTCGGCGGTCCAGACGGTGGTCCGCGTTCACACGCGGGTGTCCGACCTCTACAACGACCCGCACGACCAACTCGAAGAACAGATGCGGCTGACGGTCGAGGGGATCAAGGAGCGTCAGGAATGGGATCTCATCAACAGTAAAAAATTCGGCCTCCTCCACTCGGTCGACCCCGCCATGCGGATCAGCACGCGGTACGGGGCCCCGACGCCGGACGACCTGGATGAATTGTTGGCTCTCGTCTGGAAAAAACCGGCGTTCTTCCTGGCTCACCCGAAGGCGATCGCGGCTTTTGAAAGGGAGTGCACGTGGCGGGGCGTGCCGCCGGTGACGATGTCCCTGTTCGGGACGCCGGTCATCCTCTGGCGGGGCGTGCCGATCGTGCCCTGCGACAAGCTGGAGGTGAAGAGCCGGTATCAGTCCAACCAGTGGCTGGGCACGACCAGCATCCTACTCCTGCGAATCGGCGAGGCGGAGCAGGGCGTTGTGGGCCTTCACCATGCGGGCATCCCGGGCGAGATCATGCCGAGCCTGTCGGCCCGCCTGATGGGGCTAGACAGCCTGGGCGTAGCCTCGTACCTGCTGACGCTCTACTTCTCGTGCGCGGTGCTGACGGACGACGCCCTCGGGGTGTTGGAGAACGTCGAAGTCGGGTATTACCACGACTACGAACACAAGAACAAAAATAAGTTTGAACACGGGCTCGGGATCTGA
- a CDS encoding cysteine desulfurase, translated as MNDLTPDLIAAIASRLYNEIPGASAVPKSESDVSRVAADSVGGAAAVPPGVGHPVPHAPPHAGIPHGHGAHAIPFAAPTPPNTSHIGSAPSSVGTHAIPPTYYTPGALAPPAGPPDLSGLFAGLPAPTPHMTTLPSHSIGGTEVTYPGPLQNTPAGLREFVKRIQATGLRSENERCNDPGQEAISRLFATKANGKATPSPYVSRPFDVAAVRRDFPILNQRIHGKPLAWLDNAATTQKPQSVIDAISRFYAHDNSNIHRAAHTLAARATDAYEQARQKVQGFLGASSAKEIIFVRGTTEGINLIAHTYGRKFLQPGDEIVMSILEHHANIVPWQMIAKERGAVIRVIPVTDQGEVKLEEYQALLGPRTKLVALTHASNSLGTILPVAEMTQMAKRYNVRVLIDGAQSVAHVPVNVQQLGCDFYVFSGHKIFGPTGIGAVFAKQEVQEFMPPWQGGGNMIRNVTFEETTYAEPPARFEAGTPNIADAVGLGAALDYVNRLGLPNIAKYEHELLEYATERLSRIDGLRLIGTAREKVGVLSFVLRGRKTEEVGRLLDLEGIAVRAGHHCSQPSLRRFGVESTVRPSLSIYNTTEEVDRLTDAVKRIQRG; from the coding sequence ATGAACGACCTGACGCCCGACCTGATCGCGGCCATCGCGTCGCGGTTGTACAACGAGATCCCCGGCGCGAGCGCGGTTCCGAAATCGGAATCGGACGTGAGCCGGGTCGCGGCTGACTCCGTCGGGGGGGCGGCCGCCGTGCCCCCCGGCGTGGGCCATCCCGTTCCTCACGCCCCACCTCACGCCGGGATTCCCCACGGCCACGGGGCTCATGCGATTCCGTTCGCAGCCCCCACGCCTCCCAACACTTCTCACATTGGGTCGGCCCCCAGTTCGGTGGGGACGCATGCCATTCCGCCCACGTATTACACGCCGGGAGCACTGGCCCCGCCCGCGGGTCCGCCAGACTTGAGCGGGCTGTTCGCGGGCCTACCCGCGCCGACGCCGCATATGACCACACTTCCGTCTCATTCGATCGGAGGTACGGAAGTGACCTACCCGGGGCCGTTGCAAAACACGCCGGCCGGCCTTCGGGAGTTCGTCAAGCGGATTCAGGCGACCGGGCTGAGGTCGGAGAACGAGCGGTGTAACGACCCGGGTCAAGAAGCGATTAGCCGACTGTTCGCCACGAAGGCCAATGGGAAGGCCACTCCGTCGCCCTACGTGTCACGCCCGTTCGACGTGGCCGCGGTCCGGCGCGACTTCCCGATTCTGAACCAGCGCATTCACGGCAAGCCGCTCGCCTGGCTGGACAACGCGGCCACGACGCAGAAACCGCAGAGCGTGATCGACGCGATCTCGCGCTTCTACGCCCACGACAACTCGAACATCCACCGCGCCGCGCACACGTTGGCGGCCCGCGCCACCGACGCATACGAGCAGGCCCGGCAGAAGGTCCAGGGGTTCCTGGGCGCGTCGTCGGCGAAGGAGATCATCTTCGTCCGCGGCACGACCGAGGGGATCAACCTCATCGCGCACACTTACGGTCGGAAGTTCCTCCAGCCGGGCGACGAGATCGTCATGTCGATCCTGGAGCACCACGCGAACATCGTCCCGTGGCAGATGATCGCCAAGGAGAGGGGGGCGGTCATCCGCGTCATCCCCGTGACGGATCAGGGCGAAGTGAAGTTGGAAGAGTACCAGGCGCTACTCGGCCCCCGGACCAAACTGGTCGCGCTGACGCACGCCTCGAACAGCCTGGGGACGATCCTGCCGGTCGCCGAAATGACCCAGATGGCGAAGCGGTACAACGTTCGCGTGCTGATCGACGGCGCCCAGTCGGTCGCCCACGTCCCGGTCAACGTGCAGCAACTCGGCTGCGATTTTTACGTCTTCTCCGGCCACAAGATCTTCGGCCCGACCGGCATCGGGGCTGTTTTCGCTAAGCAGGAAGTGCAAGAATTCATGCCCCCGTGGCAGGGCGGCGGGAACATGATCCGGAACGTGACCTTCGAGGAAACGACCTACGCCGAGCCGCCGGCGAGATTCGAGGCCGGCACACCGAACATCGCCGACGCCGTCGGCCTGGGCGCTGCGCTCGACTACGTTAACCGGCTCGGGCTGCCGAACATCGCGAAATACGAACACGAACTTCTGGAATACGCGACCGAACGGCTTTCCCGGATCGACGGCCTGCGCCTGATCGGGACCGCGCGAGAGAAGGTAGGCGTGCTGTCGTTTGTGCTCAGGGGCAGGAAGACCGAAGAAGTCGGGCGGCTGCTGGACCTGGAAGGGATCGCGGTGCGTGCCGGCCACCACTGTTCCCAGCCCTCACTCCGCCGGTTCGGGGTCGAGTCGACCGTCCGGCCGTCGCTCTCGATTTACAACACGACGGAAGAAGTCGACCGCCTGACGGATGCGGTCAAACGCATTCAACGCGGGTAG
- a CDS encoding rhodanese-like domain-containing protein has translation MPFSTITPAQLAEKNASRPVTLIDVRTPAEFDEIHAVGAKSVPLHTLDPKAFAAEYPEGDIYTICRSGSRGAQACEKFVAAGIDRVVNVEGGTLAWEQAELPVARGRKTMSLERQVRIAAGSLVLIGTLLGAFVDPIMLGLSGFVGAGLVFAGLTDTCGMGLLLARMPWNQRSSKAACEVQPS, from the coding sequence ATGCCCTTCTCGACCATTACGCCGGCCCAACTCGCGGAAAAGAATGCGAGCCGCCCCGTCACGCTGATCGACGTCCGCACGCCAGCGGAGTTCGATGAGATTCACGCCGTCGGAGCCAAGTCCGTCCCGCTCCACACACTCGACCCGAAAGCCTTCGCGGCCGAGTACCCGGAGGGCGACATTTACACGATCTGCCGGTCGGGCAGTCGCGGCGCCCAGGCGTGTGAGAAGTTCGTCGCCGCCGGCATCGATCGGGTCGTGAACGTCGAGGGTGGTACGTTGGCCTGGGAACAAGCGGAACTGCCCGTCGCGCGCGGTCGGAAAACGATGTCTCTGGAGCGCCAGGTACGCATCGCTGCCGGCTCACTGGTCTTGATTGGGACGCTGCTGGGTGCCTTCGTCGATCCAATCATGCTGGGCCTGTCCGGCTTCGTGGGTGCGGGCCTAGTGTTCGCGGGTCTCACCGATACCTGCGGAATGGGGCTACTGCTCGCCCGGATGCCGTGGAATCAGCGCTCCAGCAAAGCGGCTTGCGAAGTTCAGCCGTCGTAG
- a CDS encoding TIGR02996 domain-containing protein has product MTVAPAERAFLAAIAANRADDLPRLVYADWLEEQGRAARARFIRLQIEYAHLLGHTDRTHPSWRGVGAGETHPFAAEAGALLAGCRTELGGAIDGEPVSATLSWTEFMSAGDGPTAYFDRGFVRRLTGVSVSRLLPQFGAFLTDNPGLERVRFAWEDLYLLLHLGSTVEINVAGERTVFTGGERIHTALDRAQSLDPMAGLTAEFPGVQFEMGPRPDAPYRPHRPPTVAVGPTPPQVARARHRAAFLRTAVFPAEDADLTFLRCATCRRVELCVLLPRLEMAYRTRNFYSETICRDCLLLAREEAQRLAGENVFTSPG; this is encoded by the coding sequence ATGACCGTCGCCCCGGCCGAACGAGCGTTCCTCGCCGCGATCGCGGCCAACAGGGCCGACGACCTGCCCCGGTTGGTGTACGCGGACTGGCTGGAGGAGCAGGGGCGGGCGGCGCGGGCTCGGTTCATCCGGCTCCAGATCGAATATGCCCACCTACTCGGCCACACTGACCGGACCCACCCTTCGTGGCGGGGCGTGGGGGCCGGCGAGACTCACCCGTTCGCGGCCGAGGCGGGCGCGCTGCTGGCAGGCTGCCGGACCGAGTTGGGCGGCGCGATCGACGGAGAACCCGTGTCCGCGACGCTCTCGTGGACGGAGTTCATGTCCGCGGGGGACGGGCCAACGGCGTATTTCGACCGCGGCTTCGTCCGCAGGCTGACGGGCGTTTCCGTCTCCCGTCTGCTTCCCCAGTTCGGCGCGTTCCTGACAGACAACCCGGGGCTGGAGCGGGTACGGTTCGCCTGGGAAGACCTATACCTGCTCCTCCACCTGGGCAGCACGGTCGAGATCAACGTAGCCGGCGAACGGACGGTCTTTACCGGCGGCGAACGGATACACACGGCTCTGGACCGGGCTCAAAGTCTCGACCCAATGGCCGGCCTGACGGCGGAGTTCCCTGGAGTGCAGTTCGAGATGGGGCCGCGGCCAGACGCGCCCTACCGCCCTCACCGGCCACCGACGGTTGCCGTGGGGCCAACGCCGCCGCAGGTGGCGCGGGCGCGGCACCGCGCGGCCTTCCTCCGGACGGCCGTCTTCCCGGCAGAAGACGCCGACCTGACGTTCCTCCGCTGTGCCACATGCCGCCGGGTCGAACTGTGCGTCCTACTTCCCCGGTTGGAAATGGCGTACCGCACGAGGAACTTCTATTCCGAAACGATCTGCCGGGACTGCTTGCTGTTGGCCCGTGAAGAGGCCCAACGTCTGGCTGGCGAAAACGTCTTCACCTCACCCGGCTAG